From the genome of Saccharomyces eubayanus strain FM1318 chromosome X, whole genome shotgun sequence, one region includes:
- the APS2 gene encoding Aps2p: MAVQFILCFNKQGVVRLVRWFDVHNSDSQHSHDAIAQIYRLISSRDHKHQSNFVEFSDSTKLIYRRYAGLYFVMGVDLLDDEPIYLCHIHLFVEVLDAFFGNVCELDIVFNFYKAYMIMDEMFIGGEIQEISKDMLLERLSILDRLD; the protein is encoded by the coding sequence ATGGCTGTTCAGTTTATACTGTGCTTTAACAAGCAAGGAGTAGTGCGGTTGGTGAGGTGGTTCGATGTGCACAATTCAGATTCGCAACATAGTCATGACGCCATTGCGCAGATATATAGGCTCATCTCCTCCAGGGACCACAAGCACCAGAGTAATTTCGTAGAGTTCTCCGATTCGACAAAGCTCATATATAGAAGGTACGCTGGGCTCTATTTCGTCATGGGCGTGGACCTGCTTGATGACGAGCCCATATACCTTTGTCACATCCATCTGTTCGTGGAAGTTCTGGATGCATTTTTCGGCAACGTCTGTGAGCTGGATATCGTCTTCAACTTTTATAAAGCCTACATGATTATGGACGAAATGTTTATTGGGGGCGAGATACAGGAAATCTCTAAGGACATGCTGTTGGAAAGGCTAAG
- the PTK2 gene encoding protein kinase PTK2: protein MTGNSKDKEVHKSPSVSTLKLLGKRLFNSNSHTDNSSLLLSAEQLGNGRSLRKRPTSPSSGGASSGANSPSSSAGARNRSASLHRKKNNASVGLSSGPVSSHKSSVALQDLIKHNNNPYLNSPSDILGTGTGIASTRDRDRSAIEREKEKERARDKERNTHHAGLPQRSNSMASHHFPNENIIYNPYGINPNHARPDTAFADTLNMNKENDLSFYMHDGNAKIRMLPLPIANPNDFLPEDMKQYSVHLTDNFVFDTDNKPIGSGGSSEVRKVKSSYRQKDVYALKKLNMIYHESPEKFYKRCSKEFIIAKHLSHNVHITNTFCLVKVPTTTYTTRGWGFIMELGVKDLFQLMERTGWKNVPFGEKYCLFKQVAQGIRFCHENGIAHRDLKPENVLISKEGVCKLTDFGISDWYHVVPHDYTSPVKTCQGMIGSPPYTPPEVMYFDAKKHYPERLQKPYNPLAMDSYALGIMLITMINNIIPFIDSCNTDARFREFELSYDNFINHQNPHFRDKGCHKAGPGAEYSLARNFKNTEATRVAWRLADPDPATRYTMDDLFEDPFFQQIETCVEPNDDSFVKAPELRKSTSISDSTENFPDAPNEQEVSHTSNPFLKREPLSTKPRSMLEIAQSPSLKLKSKLKSKTKAKSHDIMDKEGLKIVTPKPQGKEQGEDQNEDKDEDEDEDKPTENFSTNVDSLLEKATPTSTKVDDIPSEENSTTKELKSMINSTPSTPTHNGPTPVPVKTATPLNKGMSDLSLRSETPISAKDTSAPNVSSSSNSIRSFGSPNVSSLKKKKVIHHHLDITNSVTNVSSVSAFVSR from the coding sequence ATGACGGGGAACAGCAAAGACAAAGAGGTACATAAAAGTCCCTCGGTCAGCACTTTAAAACTATTGGGGAAGCGTCTGTTCAATTCGAACAGTCACACTGAcaattcttcattattacTCAGTGCTGAACAATTGGGTAATGGTAGGAGTTTAAGGAAACGACCAACGTCTCCATCCAGCGGCGGCGCTAGTAGCGGTGCCAATTCACCTTCCTCTTCTGCCGGTGCTCGGAATAGATCTGCTTCTTTGCataggaagaaaaacaatgcTTCAGTTGGGCTCTCGAGTGGACCTGTGTCCTCGCATAAGTCTTCCGTCGCGTTGCAAGACCTAATCAAACATAACAATAATCCTTACTTAAACTCTCCCTCGGATATCTTGGGCACAGGTACTGGCATTGCCTCGACAAGAGATAGGGATAGATCTGCTATAGaaagggaaaaagaaaaagagaggGCTAGGGACAAGGAAAGAAACACGCATCATGCGGGCTTGCCGCAAAGATCGAATAGCATGGCCAGTCATCACTTTCCcaatgaaaatatcattTATAACCCCTACGGTATAAACCCAAACCATGCTAGACCAGATACTGCATTTGCCGACACTCTAAATATGAATAAGGAGAATGATTTAAGTTTTTACATGCATGATGGGAACGCCAAGATACGGATGTTACCGCTGCCAATCGCCAACCCGAATGATTTCTTACCCGAAGATATGAAACAATATAGCGTCCATTTAACGGATAATTTTGTATTCGACACGGATAATAAGCCAATCGGTTCCGGTGGGTCTAGTGAGGTGAGGAAGGTTAAATCGAGTTACAGGCAAAAGGATGTTTAcgctttgaagaaattgaatatGATATACCACGAGTCTCCCGAGAAGTTCTACAAAAGATGCTCAAAAGAATTTATCATTGCCAAGCATCTAAGCCACAACGTGCACATCACGAACACTTTTTGTCTTGTGAAAGTACCCACCACAACGTACACAACTCGTGGTTGGGGGTTCATCATGGAATTGGGTGTCAAGgatcttttccaattgatGGAAAGAACAGGCTGGAAAAACGTTCCATTCGGTGAAAAATACTGTCTTTTCAAACAGGTGGCTCAAGGTATCAGGTTTTGTCATGAGAACGGTATCGCTCATCGTGATTTGAAACCCGAAAATGTCttgatttccaaagaagGTGTTTGCAAACTGACAGATTTCGGTATTTCTGATTGGTACCATGTGGTGCCTCATGACTACACCAGTCCGGTGAAGACTTGCCAGGGTATGATAGGTTCCCCACCATACACTCCACCAGAAGTGATGTATTTCGACGCCAAGAAGCATTATCCTGAAAGGCTCCAAAAACCTTATAATCCATTGGCCATGGATTCTTATGCCCTCGGGATAATGCTGATCACCATGATCAACAATATAATTCCTTTCATCGATTCCTGTAACACTGATGCGAGATTCAGAGAGTTCGAATTGTCGTACGATAACTTCATCAACCACCAAAATCCTCACTTCAGAGACAAGGGTTGCCACAAGGCAGGTCCCGGTGCCGAATACAGTTTGGCaagaaatttcaaaaatactGAGGCTACACGTGTTGCATGGAGATTGGCTGACCCCGACCCTGCCACAAGATACACAATGGATGATTTATTCGAAGACCCttttttccaacaaataGAAACCTGTGTCGAGCCAAATGACGACAGTTTCGTGAAGGCGCCTGAATTAAGAAAATCTACTTCTATCAGTGATTCTACGGAAAACTTTCCAGATGCTCCCAACGAGCAAGAAGTCAGTCATACTTCGAATCCATTCCTGAAAAGAGAACCTTTGAGTACTAAACCTAGATCAATGCTGGAAATTGCTCAATCTCCATCACTTAAACTGAAGTCCAAACTGAAGAGCAAAACAAAGGCTAAATCACATGATATCATGGATAAAGAAGGTTTAAAAATCGTTACACCTAAACCACAAGGGAAAGAACAGGGCGAAGATCAAAATGAAGacaaagatgaagacgaagacgaagacaAACCAACGGAAAACTTTTCAACCAACGTTGACAGTTTATTAGAAAAGGCGACACCAACTTCCACCAAAGTCGATGACATTCCAAGCGAAGAAAATTCTACAACAAAGGAGTTAAAGTCAATGATCAACTCTACCCCTTCCACACCAACACACAACGGTCCAACTCCGGTCCCCGTGAAAACTGCCACACCATTGAATAAAGGTATGAGCGATTTATCATTAAGATCAGAGACGCCAATTTCTGCCAAGGACACTAGCGCACCCAATGTGTCTTCATCAAGCAACTCGATTAGAAGTTTCGGTAGTCCAAATGTGTCCTccttaaagaaaaagaaggtcaTCCATCACCACTTAGATATCACTAACAGCGTCACGAACGTGTCATCCGTGAGCGCTTTCGTGTCAAGATAG
- the CBF1 gene encoding Cbf1p, producing the protein MNSLANNKIGGGDNEVHSARKRSYHEEQNVNEARKKQRDQNLLSQESNDGNIDSALLSEGATLRGTQSQYTGGLASNHDEKESDEDPSVAEAAVAATVSYTDLIQRHEDVSDVHMPKQTSTDNGDKDSMNEGRATNSSNEGAKLSVSLEGMESSPIESTQDSKNDMLIPLPEHGRRHEHEEEEEEEEEEEEDDDGTGMNLKKDMNMQSGRRGKKPTTLATTEEWKKQRKDSHKEVERRRRENINTAINVLSDLLPVRESSKAAILARAAEYIQKLKETDEANIEKWTLQKLLSEQNASQLASANEKLQEELGNAYKEIEYMKRILRKEGMEYEDMHSHKKKEKERKGPGGDNVHEA; encoded by the coding sequence atgaaCTCTTTAGCAAATAACAAGATTGGTGGTGGGGATAACGAAGTTCACTCGGCGAGAAAGAGAAGCTATCACGAGGAACAAAACGTCAACGAGGCCAGAAAGAAGCAGAGAGACCAAAATCTGCTGTCACAAGAAAGCAATGACGGAAACATCGACTCGGCTCTATTGAGTGAAGGGGCTACTCTAAGAGGGACCCAAAGCCAGTATACAGGCGGGCTAGCGTCTAATCATGATGAGAAGGAAAGTGATGAAGATCCTTCCGTAGCGGAAGCTGCAGTAGCCGCCACCGTCAGTTACACAGACTTAATTCAACGTCACGAAGATGTGTCTGACGTTCATATGCCCAAGCAAACAAGTACTGATAACGGGGACAAGGATTCCATGAATGAAGGAAGAGCAACAAATTCGTCAAACGAAGGGGCCAAGTTGAGCGTCTCTCTGGAGGGGATGGAATCCTCACCAATAGAGTCCACACAAGACTCCAAAAATGACATGCTCATACCATTGCCCGAACATGGACGTAGACACGAACacgaagaagaggaagaagaggaagaagaggaagaggaggatGATGACGGTACTGGTATGAACCTCAAGAAGGACATGAATATGCAGTCGGGCCGTCGAGGAAAAAAACCTACCACACTGGCCACGACAGAGGAATGGAAAAAGCAAAGGAAGGATTCCCACAAAGAAGTCGAAAGGCGTCGCCgtgaaaatataaacacCGCCATCAATGTCTTGAGCGATCTGCTCCCTGTAAGAGAATCCAGCAAGGCTGCGATACTGGCACGTGCCGCAGAATACAtccaaaaattgaaagagaCTGACGAAGCgaacattgaaaaatggacATTGCAGAAATTGCTAAGTGAGCAGAATGCATCGCAGTTGGCCAGTGCGAACGAGAAGCTGCAAGAAGAACTGGGGAACGCATACAAGGAGATTGAGTACATGAAGCGCATCTTACGGAAAGAAGGCATGGAGTACGAGGATATGCACAGccataagaaaaaggagaaagaaaggaagGGCCCCGGAGGTGATAACGTCCATGAGGCTTGA
- the MNN14 gene encoding Mnn14p → MLSVRRFSMYVLRSLRLHLKKIVVTLLAVQLLFITTYVLNGHSLIMDGSWRSFTAPFLQPLTPTTKNHTYPVFDLKSTDSITKLYEKMNFDTSGEWIDTYTLKNDLLTMKMGPDKGRVLDSVDDLRYYNNDPRLIWSVVLDHLLASDSNEYDFSWYDWASFESLNKLIALKDTNVSCQFVCENAFDKDVLERVEKEIQEPLFITNRNKYDEEVWYNRERKMLNSNSVTQIVHDHCKDNDAYYKGAPFELPFIISELYGKMRPEVYDLHAKNHLLYFGATPLSLTVLDSDKEAYRINLKESDSSQSNIVQSKMLQGYIQRHTNEMQNGDLLFNHTLTFEKFLHHKSTEKRKLDIEGLDKTIFSKEYLDLSPSDFHFDAKTKIGELEAKLRSEGLSLHDTRYLQSLKTSIRTAPALQGKYFAEASEVADASADGHHRDKRFLSLGYNLLNDPQEFEARLSSMIRTFQKFTKANGLISWLSHGTLYGYLYNGLKFPWDVDHDLQMPIKHLHYLSQYFNQSLILEDPREGNGRYLLDVGSSITVRTHGNGENNIDARFIDIDSGIYIDITGLSVSSDAARKYMAKFVEEEESSDKDFSTLIEDYNFDENEKFDEVDDCEDFAKYTVYELREWVNSHPDDFDKSEKDLVTKAYKKELVMSKSDSPERDLTPKQRYLLNKKYNLFNCRNKHFSSLSILSPLRNTMFNGVPAFIPNKPITALNNEYVVPPRYGFLTFQGKVYLPELRYWFLFPDVKKFANLQSREPKITRLENPLNDLKFSDINLLLTNIIKCDFHSVFASLFNSLNSTVYRLKELEIQYDPDLSEEEKRSLLKTLRNGGLSKNMKSPEKDPIIYIHERKLWGKVKKILNAANIYNIASQVENKKIEEFVKVSKDLFERNLEEFNILDSDNGKTVIDLNSKGLNLFGDNKKTSNVIFGSDEKY, encoded by the coding sequence ATGTTATCAGTTCGCAGGTTTTCTATGTACGTATTAAGATCCTTACGGCTACATCTCAAGAAAATCGTTGTTACACTTCTAGCCGTCCAACTGTTGTTCATTACTACTTATGTGCTGAATGGCCATTCGTTGATTATGGACGGCAGCTGGAGATCATTTACCGCACCTTTTTTACAGCCGCTTACACCTACCACCAAAAACCATACATATCCTGTatttgatttgaaatcaaCGGACAGTATAACCAAACTATAcgaaaaaatgaacttcGACACTTCAGGAGAATGGATCGATACATACACCCTGAAGAACGATCTCCTCACTATGAAAATGGGCCCTGACAAAGGGCGGGTTTTGGACTCGGTGGACGATTTGAGGTACTATAATAACGATCCGAGGTTAATATGGTCTGTTGTCCTAGACCACTTGCTAGCATCCGACTCTAATGAATACGATTTTTCGTGGTATGATTGGGCCAGCTTTGAATCGTTGAACAAACTCATCGCTTTGAAGGATACAAACGTCTCTTGCCAATTTGTTTGCGAAAACGCTTTCGATAAGGACGTACTAGAAAGGGTGGAGAAGGAAATCCAAGAACCCTTATTTATCACTAATAGGAATAAATATGACGAAGAAGTTTGGTATAATAGGGAAAGAAAGATGCTGAACTCTAATTCGGTAACGCAAATTGTGCACGACCACTGTAAAGACAATGACGCATACTATAAGGGTGCTCCTTTCGAGCTTCCCTTCATTATCAGTGAATTATATGGGAAAATGAGGCCAGAAGTTTATGACTTGCATGCCAAGAATCACTTATTATATTTCGGTGCCACACCGTTGTCGCTGACTGTTTTAGATAGTGATAAAGAAGCGTACAGAATTAATTTAAAGGAAAGTGATTCATCCCAATCCAATATTGTACAATCCAAAATGTTGCAAGGCTACATTCAAAGGCACACTAATGAAATGCAAAACGGcgatcttcttttcaatcaCACCTTAACTTTTGAGAAATTCTTGCACCACAAATCGACTGAAAAACGGAAACTTGACATCGAAGGTTTAGATAAAACAATATTTTCTAAGGAATATCTAGACCTATCTCCATCTGATTTTCACTTCGATGCCAAGACAAAAATCGGTGAATTGGAGGCCAAGCTAAGATCCGAAGGTCTGTCGTTGCACGATACCCGGTATTTACAAAGTTTAAAAACGTCTATTAGGACAGCTCCTGCATTGCAGGGAAAGTATTTTGCAGAGGCAAGCGAGGTGGCTGATGCAAGTGCTGATGGGCATCATAGAGACAAAAGGTTTCTGTCCCTTGGATATAATCTCCTGAACGATCCTCAGGAGTTTGAAGCTAGATTGAGCTCCATGATAAGAACTTTCCAAAAGTTTACCAAGGCTAATGGGTTGATTTCTTGGTTGTCACATGGTACTTTGTATGGGTACTTGTACAATGGATTAAAATTCCCCTGGGATGTCGATCACGATTTGCAAATGCCCATTAAGCATTTACACTATTTAAGTCAATATTTCAATCAGTCCTTAATATTGGAGGATCCAAGAGAAGGTAACGGAAGATATTTGCTAGATGTAGGAAGTTCCATTACTGTGAGAACTCACGGAAATGGCGAAAACAATATCGATGCCCGTTTCATCGATATTGACTCaggtatatatattgatATCACAGGGCTGAGTGTTAGTTCTGATGCGGCTAGGAAATACATGGCCAagtttgttgaagaagaggagagTTCAGACAAGGACTTCTCCACTCTCATCGAAGACTACAactttgatgaaaacgagaaatttgatgaagttgatgACTGTGAAGACTTTGCCAAATACACCGTATATGAACTAAGAGAATGGGTCAACTCTCATCCAGACGATTTTGACAAATCAGAAAAGGACCTAGTGACCAAAGcatacaaaaaagaacttgTAATGTCGAAAAGCGATTCTCCTGAAAGAGACTTAACTCCAAAGCAAAGGTACTTgctgaataaaaaatataatcTCTTTAATTGTAGGAATAAACACTTTTCCAGTCTAAGCATCTTATCGCCCTTACGGAATACAATGTTCAATGGTGTGCCAGCGTTTATTCCCAATAAACCTATAACGGCGTTGAACAACGAGTATGTGGTTCCACCGAGATACGGGTTTTTGACGTTTCAAGGGAAAGTGTATCTACCTGAACTGAGATACtggtttttgtttccagatgtaaaaaaatttgcaaatttACAATCGAGAGAACCCAAGATAACACGGTTGGAAAATCCCCTAAATGATTTAAAATTCAGTGATATAAACCTGCTATTAACAAATATCATAAAGTGTGATTTCCACTCCGTATTTGCCAGTCTGTTCAATTCTCTCAATAGCACTGTCTACCGACTTAAAGAGCTAGAAATACAATATGATCCTGACTTgagtgaagaagaaaaaagaagtctATTAAAGACCTTAAGGAATGGTGGATTGTCGAAGAACATGAAGTCTCCTGAGAAAGACCCAATAATATATATCcatgaaagaaaactatggggaaaagtgaaaaaaatactgaaTGCTGCaaatatttataatattgCTTCCCAggttgaaaataaaaaaattgaagagttCGTTAAAGTATCTAAAGACCtatttgaaagaaaccTTGAAGAGTTCAATATTCTCGATAGTGACAATGGTAAAACGGTAATTGACTTGAATTCCAAAGGCTTGAACCTTTTCGGTGATAATAAGAAAACCTCAAATGTGATATTTGGTTCTGACGAAAAATATTAA
- the NTA1 gene encoding amidase — protein sequence MIIVEILAGGTRIIEMTNKLLVSLKVLIIQLNPQIGQTDQTIKRTWSILDKVARSSTYVKPDIILFPEFALTGYNFHSKNDILPYVTGQGEGPSFQLAKSVSEKFRCYTIMGYPEQAGEQKLYNSALVIDPEGKQVFNYRKTFLYDTEENWDCGENPEGFQTFPMHFPKCAKLPHEKSFTRDVTLKSSIGICMDLSPYKFKAPFNHFEFSSFCVDNNVELILCSMAWLNSTSITDKQVLQNDSLLNAAKDKIAFGLKEQGLPLSGSHGVYQLKIGDSQHTSRVPSENCTSDYKNMDEPDMTNVNYWMLRFFPLLYYKARTKWFRDSSLLESILAKSKMPLDHQYYKDERHKEDTTDLVDSEGTIKDALLEKTFLGASLRQPWKFKGKNAVLAVANRCGIEDGTTIFAGSSGVYKFNGKETDYLENSEDTPLDSRNESVELLGNLGKGLEGAILREVQFEVSR from the coding sequence ATGATCATCGTTGAAATCCTGGCGGGCGGAACTCGTATTATTGAAATGACAAACAAGCTTCTCGTTTCGTTGAAAGTACTTATTATTCAATTGAATCCCCAGATCGGGCAGACGGACCAGACTATCAAGAGAACATGGAGTATTCTGGATAAAGTGGCGAGAAGTTCCACATATGTGAAGCCtgatataatattatttccTGAGTTTGCCTTAACGGGGTACAATTTTCACTCTAAGAACGACATTCTACCCTATGTGACTGGGCAAGGTGAAGGGCCATCTTTCCAATTGGCTAAATCAGTATCTGAGAAGTTTCGCTGTTATACTATAATGGGGTATCCTGAGCAAGCTGGTGAGCAGAAGCTGTATAATTCTGCGCTAGTGATTGACCCCGAGGGAAAGCAGGTATTCAACTAtagaaaaacttttctctATGATACTGAAGAGAACTGGGACTGTGGGGAGAATCCAGAGGGATTTCAGACTTTCCCCAtgcattttccaaaatgtgCCAAACTTCCTCACGAGAAAAGCTTTACTCGAGATGTGACCCTGAAGTCTTCAATAGGTATCTGTATGGATCTAAGCCCCTATAAATTCAAAGCTCCCTTTAATCACTTCGAATTTTCCTCGTTCTGTGTGGATAATAACGTCGAGTTGATTTTATGCTCTATGGCATGGCTAAACTCCACTTCGATCACTGATAAGCAGGTTTTACAAAATGATTCGCTATTAAATGCCGCCAAGGACAAAATAGCTTTTGGTTTAAAGGAGCAAGGATTACCCCTAAGTGGATCTCACGGTGTTTACCAGCTTAAAATTGGTGATTCGCAACATACTTCTAGAGTGCCCTCTGAAAACTGCACGAGTGACTACAAAAATATGGATGAACCAGATATGACAAATGTGAACTACTGGATGCTGCGCTTTTTCCCTCTTTTATATTACAAAGCAAGAACTAAGTGGTTTAGAGATTCATCCCTCCTGGAAAGTATCTTGGCCAAGAGTAAAATGCCTCTAGACCATCAATATTATAAGGATGAAAGACATAAAGAAGACACTACGGACCTTGTGGATTCCGAAGGAACGATAAAGGACGCTCTACtagaaaaaacatttttggGAGCATCCCTAAGACAACCCTGGAAGTTTAAAGGTAAAAACGCAGTCTTAGCAGTGGCTAATAGATGCGGTATTGAAGATGGAACTACAATTTTCGCAGGAAGTTCTGGTGTTTATAAATTTAATGGTAAGGAAACGGACTATCTAGAAAATAGTGAGGACACTCCACTTGACTCTCGGAATGAAAGCGTAGAACTACTGGGCAACTTAGGCAAAGGCTTGGAAGGCGCTATTTTGCGTGAAGTACAGTTTGAAGTGTCAAGGTAA
- the RPA12 gene encoding DNA-directed RNA polymerase I core subunit RPA12, translating into MSVVGSLIFCLDCGDLLENPNAVLGSNVECSQCKAIYPKSQFSNLKVITTTAEDAFPSALRAKKSVVKTSLKKNELKDGATIKEKCPQCGNEEMNYHTLQLRSADEGATVFYTCTSCGYKFRTNN; encoded by the coding sequence ATGTCTGTCGTAGGGTCGTTAATTTTCTGCTTGGACTGTGGTgatcttttggaaaatccTAACGCTGTTTTGGGCTCCAATGTCGAGTGCAGCCAATGCAAAGCCATATATCCAAAGTCACAGTTCTCCAATTTGAAAGTCATCACTACAACGGCAGAAGACGCGTTCCCATCTGCATTAAGAGCTAAGAAATCTGTGGTCAAgacatctttgaaaaagaatgaattGAAGGACGGTGCTACcatcaaggaaaaatgTCCTCAATGTGGCAATGAAGAGATGAACTACCACACTCTGCAACTAAGATCTGCAGATGAAGGTGCCACTGTTTTCTATACATGCACCTCCTGTGGCTACAAGTTCCGTACCAACAACTGA
- the CCT5 gene encoding chaperonin-containing T-complex subunit CCT5: MAARPQQPPMEMPDLSNAIVAQDEMGRPFIIVKDQGNKKRQHGLEAKKSHILAARSVASIIKTSLGPRGLDKILISPDGEITITNDGATILSQMELDNEIAKLLVQLSKSQDDEIGDGTTGVVVLASALLDQALELIQKGIHPIKIANGFDEAAKIAIARLEDRCDDISASNDELFRDYLLRAAKTSLGSKIVSKDHDRFAEMAVEAVTSIMDKSRNDVDFDLIKMQGRVGGTISDSKLINGVILDKDFSHPQMPKCVLPREGSDGVKLAILTCPFEPPKPKTKHKLDISSVEEYQKLQTYEQDTFKEMIDDVKKAGADVVICQWGFDDEANHLLLQNDLPAVRWVGGQELEHIAISTNGRIVPRFQDLSKDKLGTCSRIYEKEFGTTKDRMLIIEQSKETKTVTCFVRGSNKMIVDEAQRALHDSLCVVRNLVKDSRVVYGGGAAEVTMSLAVSEEADKQRGIDQYAFRGFAQALDTIPMTLAENSGLDPIGTLSTLKSKQLKENTSNIGVDCLGYGSNDMKELFVVDPFIGKKQQILLATQLCRMILKIDNVIISGKDEY; the protein is encoded by the coding sequence ATGGCTGCTCGTCCACAACAACCTCCTATGGAAATGCCGGATCTATCCAACGCCATTGTGGCTCAAGACGAGATGGGTAGACCCTTTATTATTGTGAAGGATCAAGGTAACAAGAAGAGACAACACGGGTTagaagcaaagaaatcaCACATATTGGCGGCTAGGTCAGTGGCCTCCATTATCAAGACTTCTTTGGGTCCTCGTGGGTTAGAcaagattttgatttcaccCGATGGTGAAATCACTATTACTAACGATGGTGCAACTATCTTATCTCAAATGGAACTAGATAACGAAATTGCCAAATTGTTAGTGCAGTTGTCCAAATCCcaagatgatgaaattggTGATGGTACTACAGGTGTCGTCGTCTTGGCAAGTGCATTACTCGACCAAGCCTTAGAATTGATTCAAAAGGGTATACATCCAATTAAAATTGCTAATGGGTTTGACGAAGCTGCCAAGATAGCCATTGCCAGATTAGAAGACAGATGTGATGATATTTCTGCATCAAACGACGAGTTGTTCAGAGACTATTTATTGAGGGCTGCCAAAACTTCTTTGGGTTCCAAGATTGTGTCCAAAGACCATGATAGATTTGCGGAAATGGCTGTGGAAGCAGTCACTAGCATTATGGATAAGAGCCGTAATGACGTGGACTTCGATTTGATCAAAATGCAAGGACGTGTTGGTGGGACCATAAGCGATTCCAAGTTGATTAATGGTGTCATTTTAGATAAAGACTTTTCTCACCCACAAATGCCTAAGTGCGTTTTGCCAAGGGAAGGTTCCGACGGTGTTAAATTGGCTATATTAACGTGTCCATTTGAGCCACCTAAGCCCAAGACCAAGCATAAATTGGACATTTCTTCAGTAGAAGAATACCAAAAACTACAAACTTATGAACAGGATACATTTAAAGAAATGATAGATGATGTGAAGAAAGCTGGTGCAGATGTTGTCATATGTCAATGGGGGTTTGACGATGAAGCTAACCATTTACTGCTACAAAACGATTTGCCTGCTGTAAGATGGGTAGGTGGCCAAGAACTAGAACATATTGCTATTTCCACAAATGGTCGTATTGTTCCGAGATTCCAAGATTTGTCTAAGGACAAATTAGGTACTTGTTCCAGAATCTACGAAAAGGAATTCGGTACTACCAAGGACCGTATGCTAATCATTGAGCAAAgtaaagaaacaaagacTGTAACATGTTTTGTTCGTGGTTCCAATAAAATGATCGTGGATGAAGCTCAGCGTGCATTACATGATTCTTTATGTGTGGTACGTAACTTGGTTAAAGATTCGCGTGTGGTTTACGGTGGTGGTGCAGCAGAAGTGACCATGTCGCTGGCTGTTTCCGAAGAAGCTGACAAACAACGTGGTATCGACCAATATGCATTCCGTGGCTTTGCTCAAGCTTTAGACACCATTCCAATGACTTTGGCTGAAAACTCAGGCCTTGATCCAATTGGAACTTTATCTACATTGAAAAGTAAACAactgaaagaaaacacttCTAACATTGGTGTTGATTGCTTAGGCTACGGGTCCAATGACATGAAGGAATTATTTGTCGTTGATCCCTTTATCGGTAAGAAACAGCAAATTCTTTTAGCCACTCAATTGTGTAGAATGATTCTTAAGATTGATAATGTCATCATTAGTGGTAAGGATGAATATTAA